One Betaproteobacteria bacterium genomic region harbors:
- a CDS encoding prephenate dehydrogenase/arogenate dehydrogenase family protein has protein sequence MHASCRRSKSYSNEYGRRSLLWSAAFLSDFHCDRLVVIGVGLIGGSVSAALRRAGKVRRIVGVGRGRANIERALELRVIDEAIEGVAVAVKGADIVLLAVPVQQNDRVLAQLAASIPAETLVTDAGSTKRNFVAAVRRLLPSHLSHVIPAHPIAGAELTGVDAANSGLFVDRNVVLTPLPENDAGAIDRIESMWKACGARVSRMSCVHHDQVFSAVSHLPHMLAYTLVHMIATRSDAQELFSFAAGGFRDFTRIAGSSPEMWRDIAWANREALLADIASYQQQLGQLAELIRNADAEQVGQIFETARNARNAWLRQDS, from the coding sequence ATGCACGCTTCCTGTCGGCGCTCGAAATCGTACTCAAATGAGTATGGCCGCCGCAGCCTTCTTTGGTCCGCCGCTTTCTTGAGCGACTTCCACTGCGACAGGCTGGTCGTCATCGGGGTCGGTTTGATCGGCGGCTCTGTCTCGGCGGCACTCAGGCGTGCCGGCAAAGTGCGGCGCATTGTCGGCGTGGGGCGAGGCCGTGCCAATATCGAGCGCGCGCTCGAATTGCGGGTCATCGACGAAGCGATCGAAGGCGTCGCCGTTGCCGTTAAAGGCGCGGACATCGTATTGCTTGCCGTGCCGGTCCAGCAAAACGATCGCGTGCTTGCACAACTGGCGGCATCAATCCCTGCGGAAACGCTGGTTACCGACGCCGGCAGCACCAAGAGGAATTTCGTCGCGGCCGTCCGGCGACTGCTGCCATCGCATTTATCGCACGTAATTCCCGCACATCCCATCGCCGGTGCCGAACTGACCGGCGTGGATGCCGCCAATTCGGGACTGTTCGTTGACAGGAATGTAGTGTTGACCCCGCTGCCTGAAAACGATGCCGGCGCCATTGACCGGATCGAGTCCATGTGGAAAGCCTGTGGCGCGCGCGTCAGCCGCATGTCGTGTGTACATCATGACCAGGTGTTTTCGGCGGTCAGCCATCTTCCGCACATGCTTGCGTACACGCTGGTGCACATGATTGCAACGCGATCCGATGCGCAGGAACTGTTCAGTTTCGCCGCGGGGGGGTTCCGCGACTTCACCCGCATAGCCGGCAGTTCCCCGGAGATGTGGCGCGACATTGCTTGGGCGAATCGCGAGGCGCTGCTGGCGGATATTGCGAGCTATCAACAACAACTCGGGCAACTGGCCGAGCTGATTCGCAACGCGGACGCCGAGCAGGTCGGGCAGATCTTCGAAACCGCCCGCAATGCGCGCAATGCCTGGCTGCGACAGGATTCATGA
- a CDS encoding histidinol-phosphate transaminase → MNTAAPAPDIIDVCERSPGYIRGIAPYQPGKPISELARELGLQESSIIKLASNENPRGASPKAVEAMRASIGETGRYPDGNGFALKEALSRRYGLSPDRIVIGNGSNDVLEMAARAFLAPGSSAVYSEHAFAVYPLVTQATGAAGIVVPAREFGHNLDAMWKAIRGDTRIVFVANPNNPTGTWITPKRVRSFLEMVPADVLVILDEAYNEYLDPDLRGDAVRWVEEFPNLVVSRTFSKAYGLAGLRVGYGFMHPQVADLMNRVRQPFNVSHIAQAAAVAALFDDEFVEQSTRLNSQGMSTLTEGFRRLGLSWIPSHGNFVSFKVGPGAEIFRRLLKHGVIVRPIAAYGMPEYLRVTIGTEAENARFLSALEIVLK, encoded by the coding sequence ATGAATACCGCTGCGCCAGCGCCGGATATCATCGACGTCTGCGAACGCTCACCGGGTTATATTCGCGGCATTGCGCCCTATCAGCCGGGCAAGCCGATATCGGAACTGGCGCGCGAACTGGGTCTGCAGGAATCGAGCATCATCAAGCTCGCCTCGAACGAGAATCCGCGCGGTGCCAGCCCGAAGGCGGTTGAAGCGATGCGAGCCTCCATTGGTGAAACGGGACGCTATCCGGATGGCAATGGTTTTGCTCTGAAGGAGGCGCTTTCCCGTCGATATGGACTATCCCCGGATCGAATCGTGATCGGCAATGGTTCCAACGATGTGCTCGAGATGGCAGCCCGGGCTTTCCTTGCGCCGGGAAGTTCAGCGGTCTATTCGGAGCATGCATTTGCCGTCTACCCGCTGGTGACCCAGGCAACTGGCGCCGCCGGTATCGTGGTGCCGGCGCGCGAATTCGGTCACAACCTGGATGCGATGTGGAAGGCGATACGCGGCGATACACGCATCGTTTTTGTTGCCAATCCGAACAATCCGACCGGCACCTGGATCACCCCGAAGAGGGTCCGGAGTTTCCTGGAAATGGTTCCGGCTGACGTGCTGGTGATACTGGACGAGGCATACAACGAATATCTCGATCCTGATCTACGTGGCGACGCGGTGCGATGGGTTGAGGAGTTTCCGAATCTGGTGGTCTCCCGGACTTTTTCGAAGGCCTATGGACTCGCCGGATTGCGCGTCGGATATGGTTTTATGCATCCGCAGGTTGCCGACCTGATGAACCGGGTGCGCCAGCCCTTCAATGTCAGCCATATCGCCCAGGCAGCAGCCGTTGCTGCGCTGTTCGACGATGAATTCGTGGAGCAAAGCACGCGACTCAACAGTCAGGGGATGAGTACCCTCACCGAGGGGTTCCGGCGCCTCGGGCTTTCTTGGATTCCTTCCCACGGCAATTTCGTCAGTTTCAAAGTGGGACCGGGCGCGGAAATTTTTCGGCGACTGCTCAAGCACGGGGTGATCGTGCGGCCGATTGCGGCCTATGGCATGCCCGAATATTTGCGCGTAACGATCGGCACCGAGGCCGAGAATGCACGCTTCCTGTCGGCGCTCGAAATCGTACTCAAATGA
- the pheA gene encoding prephenate dehydratase, producing MPDNLKQLRERIDALDIEILKLVSERASAAHAIGKLKGDGTVYRPEREAQVLRRLAERNPGPLPEKAVTHLFTEVISACRALEDAFSVATLGPKGTFSEEAAVKHFGGQAPVLLCTSIDEVFRSVESGNIGYGVVPVENSTEGAVGRTLDLLLSTPLKICGEVLLPVHQNLLSKGSDISALKRIFSHAQSLAQCNRWLAQNCPRAERIPVASNAEAARMAQEDAESAAIAGRSAADYYGLPVVAGNIEDEPNNTTRFVVVSPQDVPPSGDDKTSLVMSTRNVPGAIHELLTPLAKNGVSMTRLESRPSRTGLWEYVFFLDMEGHQGDENVARALEGMRELAAFLKILGSYPVAVQ from the coding sequence ATGCCGGACAACCTCAAACAACTGCGCGAGCGCATCGACGCCCTGGACATCGAGATCCTCAAGCTGGTAAGCGAGCGCGCATCGGCAGCGCATGCCATCGGCAAGCTCAAGGGTGACGGTACGGTTTATCGACCCGAGCGCGAGGCACAGGTGTTACGGCGGCTTGCTGAGCGCAACCCAGGACCGCTGCCCGAAAAGGCGGTGACGCACTTGTTTACCGAGGTCATCTCCGCCTGCCGCGCTCTGGAGGACGCCTTCTCGGTTGCGACTCTTGGCCCGAAAGGGACATTCAGCGAAGAAGCGGCGGTCAAGCATTTTGGTGGGCAGGCTCCGGTCTTGCTGTGTACCTCCATCGACGAAGTTTTCCGGTCGGTGGAGTCGGGCAATATCGGCTACGGCGTGGTGCCGGTGGAAAATTCGACCGAGGGCGCGGTGGGCCGCACGCTCGACCTACTGCTCTCCACACCCTTGAAAATTTGCGGCGAAGTGCTGTTGCCGGTGCATCAGAACCTACTGTCGAAGGGAAGCGATATTTCCGCCCTCAAACGCATTTTTTCGCATGCGCAAAGCCTGGCACAGTGCAACCGGTGGCTCGCACAGAATTGTCCGCGTGCGGAGCGCATCCCGGTTGCGAGCAATGCCGAGGCGGCAAGGATGGCGCAAGAGGATGCGGAATCGGCGGCCATCGCGGGACGCTCGGCCGCCGACTATTACGGCCTGCCGGTTGTGGCTGGCAACATCGAAGACGAGCCGAACAACACAACGCGCTTCGTCGTGGTCTCCCCCCAGGACGTTCCGCCTTCGGGCGATGACAAGACCTCGCTCGTCATGTCCACCCGTAATGTACCCGGTGCTATTCATGAATTGCTGACCCCCTTGGCGAAGAATGGCGTGAGCATGACTCGACTCGAATCCAGACCGTCCCGCACGGGCCTGTGGGAGTACGTCTTCTTCCTCGACATGGAAGGTCATCAAGGCGACGAGAACGTGGCGCGCGCTCTGGAAGGAATGCGCGAGCTTGCCGCATTTCTGAAAATCCTCGGTTCCTATCCGGTCGCCGTGCAATGA
- a CDS encoding 3-phosphoglycerate dehydrogenase has translation MAESVRILTLNAISSTGLQRLPSERYSVGAQVDAPHAILVRSHDMNAMAIAASVRAIGRAGAGTNNIPVAEMSKRGVPVFNAPGANANAVKELVLAGMLIAARNLVPAIRFTDGLSGGDEEIDRKVEDGKKHFAGMELPQHMLGIIGLGNIGSLVADAAIKLGMEVFGYDPEITVDAAWSLPSQVRKAHSIEEVLRKSDFVTLHVPLLDGTRNLIDAKRIGLMKPKAVLLNFSRDGIVDNNAVVDALNAKKLKAYVCDFPGSRFKGHPAVVATPHLGASTLEAEENCAIMVVDQVRDYLENGNIRNAVNFPDVVMLRESPYRLGIANANVPNMVGQISTAVAQAGLNIHNMLNKSRKDMAYTLVDVDSAVPRQVIDKIAAIAGVLAVHYLPAAS, from the coding sequence ATGGCTGAGTCGGTACGCATTCTCACGCTGAATGCCATTTCATCGACTGGCCTTCAGCGCTTGCCGTCGGAGCGTTATTCGGTCGGTGCGCAGGTCGATGCACCTCATGCAATCCTGGTGCGCTCCCACGACATGAATGCCATGGCTATCGCTGCGTCAGTGCGGGCCATCGGCAGGGCGGGTGCGGGTACCAACAACATTCCGGTGGCAGAAATGAGCAAGCGCGGCGTCCCGGTATTCAATGCGCCGGGTGCGAATGCGAATGCGGTCAAGGAACTGGTGCTTGCTGGCATGCTGATCGCCGCACGCAATCTCGTTCCCGCCATCCGCTTCACCGATGGATTGTCCGGCGGCGACGAAGAGATAGACAGGAAGGTCGAGGACGGCAAGAAACATTTTGCCGGCATGGAGCTTCCGCAGCACATGCTTGGAATCATCGGTCTTGGCAACATCGGCAGTCTGGTCGCCGATGCGGCGATCAAACTCGGCATGGAAGTATTCGGGTATGACCCGGAGATCACGGTGGATGCCGCATGGAGCCTGCCGTCACAGGTCAGGAAGGCGCACAGCATCGAGGAGGTGCTCCGGAAAAGCGATTTCGTGACCCTGCACGTACCCTTGCTTGACGGCACGCGCAATCTGATCGATGCCAAGCGTATCGGCCTTATGAAACCTAAGGCGGTGCTGCTCAATTTTTCGCGGGACGGCATTGTGGACAATAACGCAGTGGTCGATGCGCTGAACGCAAAAAAGCTCAAGGCTTACGTTTGCGATTTCCCCGGCAGTCGTTTCAAGGGCCACCCCGCCGTGGTGGCCACGCCGCATTTGGGGGCTTCCACGCTGGAAGCCGAGGAAAACTGCGCCATCATGGTGGTCGATCAGGTGCGCGATTATCTGGAGAACGGCAACATCCGCAATGCGGTGAATTTTCCGGACGTGGTCATGCTGAGGGAATCGCCTTACCGGCTTGGCATCGCCAACGCCAATGTGCCGAACATGGTCGGACAGATCTCTACAGCGGTGGCACAGGCCGGATTGAACATCCACAACATGCTGAACAAGTCCAGGAAAGATATGGCCTACACGCTAGTCGACGTGGATAGTGCGGTGCCACGCCAGGTGATAGACAAGATCGCGGCGATTGCAGGCGTCCTTGCGGTCCATTATCTTCCTGCAGCTTCGTAG
- the serC gene encoding 3-phosphoserine/phosphohydroxythreonine transaminase, with protein sequence MGRVFNFSAGPAVLPQQVLEKARDEMLDWHGSGMSVMEMSHRGKEFIAIHAQAEAGLRELLAIPQNYKVLFLQGGAIAENAIVPMNLLRGRSVADYVNTGEWSKKSIKEAKKYCNVNVAASSEDRNFSYVPPRETWRLSKDAGYVHICSNETIGGVEYHWVPDTGEIPLVADMSSHILSRPVDVSRYGLIYAGAQKNIGPAGLTIVIVRDDLIGQALPITPSAFDYKQQAESDSMLNTPPTYAVYIAGLVFDWLKQQGGLSEIEKRNIAKAGLLYDYLDQSSFFVSPIEKRDRSRMNVPFKLRDESLDEMFLKGTQQLGMLQLKGHRSVGGMRASIYNAMPIEGVKALVGYLREFEKSHG encoded by the coding sequence GTGGGGAGAGTATTCAACTTCAGTGCGGGGCCCGCAGTTCTGCCGCAGCAGGTTCTCGAAAAAGCGCGCGACGAAATGCTGGATTGGCACGGTTCCGGCATGTCGGTCATGGAGATGAGCCACCGCGGCAAGGAATTCATCGCGATTCATGCGCAGGCAGAAGCCGGTCTGCGCGAACTGCTAGCGATTCCGCAGAACTACAAAGTGCTGTTCCTGCAAGGCGGGGCGATCGCGGAGAACGCAATCGTGCCAATGAACCTTCTGCGTGGCCGCAGTGTTGCCGACTACGTCAACACCGGCGAGTGGTCGAAGAAATCGATCAAGGAGGCGAAGAAGTATTGCAATGTGAACGTGGCGGCTTCCAGCGAGGATCGAAATTTTTCTTATGTCCCGCCACGCGAAACATGGCGACTGAGCAAGGATGCCGGTTATGTTCACATCTGCTCCAACGAGACCATCGGCGGTGTGGAATATCACTGGGTTCCGGACACCGGCGAAATTCCGCTCGTGGCCGATATGTCCTCCCATATATTGTCCCGTCCTGTCGATGTCTCCAGGTATGGTTTGATTTACGCCGGAGCGCAGAAGAATATCGGGCCGGCGGGTCTGACGATCGTCATTGTGCGCGACGACTTGATCGGGCAAGCTTTGCCGATCACGCCGTCGGCTTTCGACTACAAGCAGCAGGCCGAAAGCGATTCCATGCTCAATACGCCGCCCACTTACGCTGTTTACATCGCGGGTTTGGTGTTCGATTGGCTGAAGCAGCAGGGTGGTCTTTCAGAGATCGAGAAACGCAATATCGCCAAAGCCGGGCTGCTGTACGACTACCTGGACCAAAGCAGCTTTTTCGTCAGTCCCATCGAAAAGCGTGATCGCTCGCGCATGAATGTGCCGTTCAAGCTCCGGGACGAATCGCTCGACGAGATGTTTCTGAAAGGCACCCAGCAGCTTGGTATGCTGCAGCTCAAGGGCCATCGTTCCGTCGGAGGCATGCGTGCCTCCATCTACAACGCGATGCCGATCGAGGGCGTGAAGGCATTGGTCGGATATCTGCGGGAATTCGAGAAAAGTCATGGCTGA
- the gyrA gene encoding DNA gyrase subunit A, whose protein sequence is MDQFAKETLPISLEEEMRRSYLDYAMSVIVGRALPDVRDGLKPVHRRILFAMHEANNVWNRPYVKCARVVGDVLGKYHPHGDSATYEALVRMAQDFSMRYTLIDGQGNFGSVDGDSAAAYRYTECRLEKIAAELLADIDKETVDFVPNYDGKEQEPSVLPTRIPNLLINGSSGIAVGMATNVPPHNLSEIVNACLAILDRPDISLDELIELVPGPDFPTRGIVYGTAGVREGYRTGRGRIVIRARTHVEELEKGNRQAIVIDELPYQVNKSSLLMKIGELVREKRLDGLSEIRDESDKSGMRVVLELKRGEVPEVILNNLYKETQMQDTFGMNMVALVENQPRLLNLKEILDAFLRHRREVVTRRTVFELRKARDRGHVLEGLAVALSNVDEIIALIKAAAAPVEAKRELMSRTWHSQLVESMLARADVGEVRPEGMSPEYGLQADGYRLSEVQAQRILEMQLQRLTGLEQEKIVNEYREVMDTIADLLDILARSERITKIIAEELTETRDEFGDERRSEIVANAEDLSMEDLIAPEDVVVTLSHSGYVKAQPLADYRAQKRGGRGKQATATKEDDFIDNLFIANTHDYVLCFSSRGQLYWIKVYNVPQGGRASRGKPIVNLLPLTDGEKITAILPVREFDENKYVFMATANGTVKKTPLSDFSRPRPSGIIAVDLDEGDYLIGVALTEGRHDIMLFSDEGKAVRFDEQDVRPMGRVSRGVRGMRLPVGQKVISLLVAENESISVLTATENGFGKRTPITEYTRHGRGTQGMIAIQTSARNGNVVAATLVEDKDEIMLITTGGVLIRTRVAEIREMSRVTQGVTLINLGPDEKLAGLQKIVDSEDGGEGLDAGTEEDPAEADGNEAEQGQAHQDGHDEQS, encoded by the coding sequence ATGGATCAATTCGCCAAAGAAACCCTTCCAATTAGCCTCGAAGAGGAGATGCGCCGCTCTTACCTCGATTACGCGATGAGCGTGATCGTGGGTCGCGCGCTCCCCGATGTGCGCGACGGCCTGAAACCGGTACATCGCCGCATCCTGTTCGCCATGCACGAGGCCAACAACGTCTGGAACCGGCCCTACGTCAAGTGCGCACGCGTAGTCGGCGATGTCCTCGGAAAATACCATCCGCATGGGGATTCAGCAACCTACGAAGCCTTGGTCCGTATGGCCCAGGATTTCTCCATGCGTTACACCCTCATCGACGGGCAGGGCAATTTCGGCTCCGTCGACGGCGACTCCGCAGCCGCCTACCGCTATACCGAGTGCCGGCTGGAAAAGATCGCGGCCGAGCTCCTTGCCGATATCGACAAGGAGACTGTCGATTTCGTTCCCAACTATGACGGCAAAGAGCAGGAGCCGAGCGTCCTGCCGACCCGGATTCCGAATCTACTAATCAATGGTTCTTCCGGAATCGCGGTGGGCATGGCAACAAACGTGCCGCCGCACAATCTCAGCGAAATCGTAAATGCCTGCTTGGCCATCCTCGATCGGCCCGACATCAGCCTGGACGAACTGATCGAACTCGTTCCTGGTCCGGACTTTCCTACGCGCGGAATCGTCTACGGTACTGCCGGGGTCAGAGAGGGCTACCGCACTGGGCGCGGGCGTATCGTAATCCGTGCCCGTACCCATGTGGAAGAGCTGGAGAAGGGCAACCGCCAGGCCATCGTGATCGACGAACTGCCCTACCAGGTCAACAAATCATCGCTGCTGATGAAGATCGGCGAGTTGGTTCGTGAAAAGCGGCTCGATGGCCTTTCCGAAATTCGGGACGAGTCCGACAAGTCCGGCATGCGTGTAGTGCTGGAACTTAAGCGGGGCGAGGTACCTGAAGTCATCCTGAACAATCTATACAAAGAAACGCAGATGCAGGACACCTTCGGCATGAATATGGTGGCGCTGGTCGAAAACCAGCCTCGGCTGCTCAATCTTAAGGAAATCCTCGACGCGTTCCTGCGCCATCGGCGCGAGGTAGTTACCCGGCGGACTGTCTTTGAACTCAGAAAGGCGCGCGATCGGGGCCATGTGCTCGAAGGCCTCGCAGTCGCGCTGTCCAATGTCGACGAGATCATCGCGCTGATCAAGGCAGCCGCCGCTCCTGTCGAGGCCAAACGGGAACTGATGTCGCGGACCTGGCATTCGCAACTCGTCGAGTCTATGTTGGCACGCGCCGATGTCGGGGAGGTGCGGCCGGAGGGGATGTCTCCGGAGTATGGACTGCAGGCGGACGGATACCGCCTGTCCGAAGTTCAGGCGCAGCGAATTCTCGAGATGCAACTGCAGCGACTCACCGGTCTGGAACAGGAAAAGATCGTCAACGAATATCGGGAAGTAATGGACACCATTGCCGACCTGCTCGACATCTTGGCGAGGTCTGAGCGCATCACCAAAATCATTGCCGAGGAGCTGACCGAGACCAGGGACGAGTTCGGTGACGAACGTCGCAGCGAGATCGTAGCCAATGCCGAAGACCTCAGCATGGAGGATCTGATCGCTCCGGAGGACGTCGTGGTCACGCTGTCCCACAGCGGTTACGTCAAGGCGCAGCCGCTCGCCGATTACCGGGCCCAGAAGCGGGGGGGGCGCGGCAAACAGGCGACAGCGACCAAGGAAGACGATTTTATCGACAATCTGTTCATCGCCAATACGCACGACTACGTGCTGTGTTTTTCCAGCCGCGGGCAGTTGTACTGGATCAAGGTCTATAACGTGCCGCAGGGCGGCCGAGCGAGCCGCGGCAAGCCGATTGTCAATCTACTGCCATTGACAGACGGAGAAAAGATCACGGCGATCTTGCCGGTGCGCGAGTTCGACGAGAACAAGTATGTTTTCATGGCCACGGCCAACGGTACCGTGAAGAAGACGCCGCTATCCGATTTCTCCCGCCCGCGGCCGTCCGGCATCATCGCCGTGGATCTCGACGAGGGCGACTATCTGATTGGTGTCGCGCTGACGGAGGGCCGGCACGACATCATGCTGTTCTCGGATGAAGGCAAGGCCGTTCGCTTCGACGAGCAGGACGTGCGTCCGATGGGGCGCGTCTCGCGGGGGGTGCGCGGGATGAGATTGCCGGTCGGCCAGAAGGTCATATCGCTGCTGGTGGCCGAAAACGAATCCATCTCAGTCCTGACCGCCACGGAAAACGGCTTCGGCAAGCGCACTCCGATCACCGAATACACCCGCCACGGTCGGGGTACGCAAGGCATGATCGCAATCCAGACCAGCGCCCGTAACGGCAACGTCGTAGCGGCTACCCTGGTAGAGGATAAAGACGAGATCATGCTGATCACAACCGGAGGGGTGCTGATTCGCACCCGGGTCGCGGAAATTCGGGAGATGAGCCGTGTCACGCAAGGCGTCACCTTGATCAATCTCGGGCCGGATGAAAAGCTGGCCGGATTGCAGAAAATCGTGGACAGCGAAGACGGCGGCGAAGGTCTGGATGCGGGTACCGAAGAAGATCCTGCCGAAGCTGACGGAAACGAAGCTGAGCAAGGACAGGCCCATCAAGACGGGCACGACGAGCAGTCCTGA
- a CDS encoding OmpA family protein — translation MAAAPKDETTPDFPVTKYELPEEQATDEEVEDLGAQEDESVSAEQAAAPEEETSVGETTEYADAEDMADSGEVEDLGTQEDESESADQEAALAEESSVGETTEYADSDDDEVEDIGTLEDESESADQEASAAAESSVGETTEYADSDQEEEVADLGTQPDESGTVSYSEEKRASADNVVGEPKIYPDEPAPKAAPTAPKKTAPVAPKLVTVNFEAEPLFNFDKSAVRADQRAKLDELISGLGGTRYDSIAIVGHADRIGKAVYNQKLSERRAAAVKAYLVKKGVPSDKIQTEGRGKSESVTGDACNKTRGKALISCLQPDRRVDVSVSATKQSN, via the coding sequence GTGGCAGCTGCTCCCAAGGACGAAACGACACCTGATTTCCCGGTGACGAAATACGAGCTGCCGGAAGAGCAGGCAACAGACGAAGAAGTCGAGGATCTCGGCGCGCAGGAAGACGAATCCGTATCGGCGGAGCAGGCAGCGGCACCGGAAGAGGAAACCTCGGTCGGCGAGACCACTGAATACGCTGATGCAGAGGACATGGCGGATTCCGGCGAGGTCGAGGATCTCGGCACCCAGGAAGACGAATCCGAATCGGCGGATCAGGAGGCGGCACTGGCGGAGGAAAGCTCGGTTGGCGAGACCACCGAGTACGCCGATTCCGACGACGACGAAGTCGAGGATATCGGCACGCTGGAAGACGAGTCCGAATCGGCGGACCAGGAGGCCAGTGCGGCAGCAGAAAGCTCGGTTGGCGAGACCACCGAGTACGCCGATTCCGATCAAGAGGAGGAAGTCGCGGATCTCGGCACGCAACCCGACGAATCCGGCACAGTTAGTTACTCCGAGGAGAAGCGTGCTTCGGCCGACAATGTAGTCGGCGAGCCGAAGATTTATCCTGACGAGCCGGCACCGAAAGCCGCGCCTACGGCGCCGAAAAAAACCGCACCTGTGGCACCGAAGTTGGTCACCGTCAATTTCGAAGCAGAGCCCCTGTTTAATTTCGACAAGTCGGCGGTTCGCGCAGACCAGCGCGCAAAGTTGGACGAATTGATTTCCGGCCTTGGCGGGACGCGTTACGATTCGATTGCGATAGTGGGCCATGCAGATCGCATCGGCAAGGCCGTTTACAATCAAAAGCTGTCAGAACGCCGGGCAGCAGCGGTAAAAGCTTACCTGGTGAAAAAAGGGGTACCGTCCGATAAGATCCAGACTGAGGGCCGCGGCAAGTCGGAATCAGTGACCGGGGACGCCTGTAACAAAACCCGCGGCAAGGCCCTGATCTCCTGCCTGCAGCCGGACCGCAGGGTAGACGTCAGCGTTAGCGCAACCAAGCAATCGAATTGA
- a CDS encoding TRZ/ATZ family hydrolase, translated as MQDSNSGFAADLVVEASWVIPVEPHGTVLENHAVAITDGNIVALLPSDEMSVRCSSGKTCRLNSHVLIPGLINFHSHAAMTLMRGLADDLKLMDWLSNHIWPAESKHASAQFVYDGTLLACAEMLRGGVTCFNDMYFFPEMTARAALDAGMRAALGIILIEFPSAYASDAQDYLRKGLAMRDELKKESLLSFCMAPHAPYTVSDKSFEQILTLSEQLQIPINTHIHETHDEISESLVKFGVRPLARLERLGILGPNFIAVHAVHLEPEEIALLARLGCSVAHCPSSNLKLASGIAPVDRMLSAGINIGIGTDGAASNNRLDVFCEMRLAALLAKATSNNAEVLPAHTALRMATLNAAQALGLERSVGSIRPGKCADLCAVNLDSIALSPCYDPASHLVYAAGREDVSDVWVAGKQLVRSGRLLHLDEGGIMRKAREWQARITGSI; from the coding sequence ATGCAGGATTCGAATTCCGGATTTGCCGCCGATCTCGTAGTCGAGGCTTCCTGGGTCATTCCGGTCGAACCCCACGGCACCGTGCTCGAGAATCACGCGGTCGCGATCACCGACGGAAATATCGTGGCATTGCTGCCGAGCGACGAAATGAGCGTGCGCTGTTCTTCCGGAAAGACGTGTCGATTGAATTCGCATGTACTGATTCCCGGGTTGATCAATTTCCACAGCCACGCGGCAATGACGCTGATGCGCGGGCTTGCAGATGATCTGAAGCTGATGGACTGGCTTTCGAATCACATATGGCCGGCAGAAAGCAAGCACGCGTCAGCACAGTTCGTCTATGACGGAACGCTGCTCGCATGCGCCGAAATGCTACGTGGTGGAGTTACCTGCTTCAATGACATGTACTTCTTCCCTGAGATGACCGCCCGGGCGGCCCTGGACGCGGGCATGCGTGCCGCGCTGGGCATCATTTTGATCGAATTCCCCAGCGCGTATGCTAGCGACGCCCAAGACTATCTGCGCAAGGGCCTGGCAATGCGCGACGAATTGAAAAAGGAGTCGTTGCTGAGCTTCTGCATGGCGCCGCACGCGCCCTATACGGTCAGCGACAAGAGCTTCGAGCAGATACTCACTCTTTCGGAGCAGTTGCAGATCCCGATCAATACCCATATTCACGAAACGCACGATGAGATCAGCGAGAGTCTGGTCAAATTCGGCGTACGGCCGCTCGCCAGACTGGAGAGGCTTGGGATACTGGGACCGAATTTCATTGCGGTGCATGCCGTGCATCTCGAACCTGAGGAAATCGCACTCCTCGCCCGGCTGGGCTGTTCGGTCGCGCATTGTCCATCGTCGAATCTGAAGCTCGCGAGCGGCATCGCGCCTGTGGACAGGATGCTGTCCGCCGGAATCAACATCGGCATCGGAACGGACGGCGCGGCCAGCAATAACCGTTTGGATGTTTTCTGCGAAATGCGATTGGCAGCCCTTTTGGCCAAGGCGACCAGTAACAATGCGGAAGTTCTTCCCGCCCATACGGCTTTGCGCATGGCAACGCTCAATGCCGCTCAGGCGCTGGGGCTCGAACGCAGCGTCGGATCGATACGACCGGGTAAATGCGCCGACTTGTGCGCTGTGAACTTGGATTCGATCGCATTGTCTCCCTGTTATGATCCGGCGTCGCATCTGGTCTACGCGGCGGGTCGCGAGGATGTAAGCGATGTATGGGTCGCGGGCAAGCAGCTGGTCCGCTCCGGCCGGCTGCTACACCTCGATGAGGGCGGCATCATGCGCA